The Spirochaetota bacterium nucleotide sequence AATTCATTCTTGCCTTTCGGCACGGATGGATTAAATTTGACAGGTAGAGTATAATGATATTCGATAAAAAAGCAATTCTGCGGGACGATGCAGAACACGGGGCTTAAGCCCCGTGCTCTGCATCGTCGTGAGGTGAGCATGAAGTTCAAGCGGCGGCTGAATCAGCGTGTGGCGACCGACATCAATTCGATGATCAATATGACGAATATGATCGATGTCCTTTTCAATCTCGTGCTTTTCCTTCTCGTCAGCACCACGATGCTCAACACGCCGCAGATAAAGATACAACTCCCGAAGTCCGGTGCGCAGGAGAAGGTGAAGAACGAAGGCGTCATCATTACGATAAGCGAGGAAGGCGTCTATCACATCAATCGCGAGCGTGTGTCGCCGTCGGAGCTTTCCGCGAAGTTGCGGCAGCTTGCCGCCGAAAAGGGCGTCGATAATCCGCTCATCGTGCGCGGCGATGAGAAGATACCCTACGGCAGGCTCATGGACGTCATGGACATGGCGAAAGCGGCGGGTTTCGTGAAGCTGAGCCTCGCCACAACGCCGCGAGAGCGGGGCCGATGAGACGGTTCTTCAGTGCCGACAATCTGCCGTTCTCGTTCACCGGGTCGGTGGCCGTACATTTCATCGTGCTCATCCTTATCGTTCTCTTCTATCGGCCCGATGCCGCGATGATGGGGCGGCAGACGAGCATTGTCGTATCCGATGACGTCCGATTCTATGCGAATCCCGATTTCAGGGCGAAAGGGAGCGCCCCGGGTATGTCGCGTCCTGACGGCGGCACCAAGGCCGCTCTGGCCGATGCCGGTGTCACCGGACTGAAAGAAGATAGCGATATCCGCCCCGACGATATCGTCATTGATAATAAAAAGACCGCAGGCGGGGATGCGAAGACCGATACGCGTTCGGCGCTCGAAAAGCTTTCCGATTATCTGAAAGGCACGGACGATGATTCCCTTTTTTCCGGCGGCGAGAAAAAAAGCGGCGGCAACACGGCCGGCGATAACAATGCCGAGGGCGTACAATGGGACGGGAATGCGCGCGGCATGCCGGTCTACAGGGACGATCCGTTATATCCCGCAGCGCTCGCCGGGAGCGGCATAGCAGGCACCGTGCTTGTTGCGGTAAAGGTCGCTCCGGACGGCAGGGTGTTTTCCCCGTCGGTGATAAAGAGTTCCGGGTACAA carries:
- a CDS encoding biopolymer transporter ExbD, with protein sequence MKFKRRLNQRVATDINSMINMTNMIDVLFNLVLFLLVSTTMLNTPQIKIQLPKSGAQEKVKNEGVIITISEEGVYHINRERVSPSELSAKLRQLAAEKGVDNPLIVRGDEKIPYGRLMDVMDMAKAAGFVKLSLATTPRERGR
- a CDS encoding energy transducer TonB — protein: MRRFFSADNLPFSFTGSVAVHFIVLILIVLFYRPDAAMMGRQTSIVVSDDVRFYANPDFRAKGSAPGMSRPDGGTKAALADAGVTGLKEDSDIRPDDIVIDNKKTAGGDAKTDTRSALEKLSDYLKGTDDDSLFSGGEKKSGGNTAGDNNAEGVQWDGNARGMPVYRDDPLYPAALAGSGIAGTVLVAVKVAPDGRVFSPSVIKSSGYNEFDRNAVAAARTYRFRAIAGDRIDSGTLTIRFVPK